In Brevibacterium zhoupengii, the following are encoded in one genomic region:
- a CDS encoding ABC transporter permease, which produces MENIRIPIGAWVDTAFDWLKENVAWFFDAVTWLFNFFIEILTDVLVDLHPLVIIVLLALIGWVLRSWQMALGTVITMFFIMTMDQWVASMQTLALVLIAAVIAVIIAVPVGILAARNDAASTVIKPVLDFMQTMPSFVYLIPAVTFFGIGVVPGLVATVIFALPPGVRFTELGIRGVDSETVEAGQSFGATPGQILRGVQLPLATPTIMAGINQVIMLALAMAVIAGMVGADGLGKNVVEAIATQNLPLGVEAGLGVVIIAVYLDRVTAALGNAKDYPSSLIAGMRRRAANKKAAATA; this is translated from the coding sequence ATGGAGAACATCAGAATTCCCATCGGGGCCTGGGTCGATACCGCGTTCGACTGGCTCAAAGAAAACGTCGCGTGGTTCTTCGACGCCGTGACCTGGCTGTTCAACTTCTTCATCGAGATCCTCACCGATGTGCTCGTCGACCTTCACCCTCTCGTCATCATCGTTCTGCTGGCACTCATCGGCTGGGTGCTGCGGTCCTGGCAGATGGCTCTGGGCACGGTGATCACGATGTTCTTCATCATGACTATGGACCAATGGGTGGCTTCCATGCAGACGCTGGCTCTTGTCCTCATCGCCGCCGTGATCGCCGTCATCATCGCCGTACCAGTGGGCATCCTCGCCGCGCGCAACGACGCGGCGTCAACGGTCATCAAACCGGTGCTCGACTTCATGCAGACGATGCCGTCCTTCGTCTACCTCATCCCTGCGGTCACCTTCTTCGGCATCGGCGTCGTTCCCGGTCTCGTGGCAACTGTGATCTTCGCACTGCCACCGGGCGTGAGGTTCACGGAGCTCGGCATCCGCGGAGTCGATTCGGAGACTGTCGAAGCAGGACAGTCCTTCGGCGCGACACCCGGACAGATCCTCAGAGGCGTTCAGCTGCCCCTCGCCACGCCGACGATCATGGCCGGCATCAACCAGGTAATCATGCTCGCACTGGCCATGGCTGTCATCGCCGGAATGGTCGGCGCCGACGGACTCGGAAAAAACGTCGTCGAGGCGATCGCCACCCAGAACCTGCCGCTCGGAGTCGAAGCCGGACTCGGCGTGGTGATCATCGCGGTCTATCTCGATCGCGTCACCGCAGCCCTGGGCAATGCAAAGGACTACCCGAGTTCGCTCATCGCGGGAATGCGTCGCCGCGCCGCAAACAAAAAGGCGGCGGCAACCGCCTGA
- a CDS encoding glycine betaine ABC transporter substrate-binding protein — MKRRFLTTFVAGVAALGLALTGCSQEAAKDDGSGGGDKGDIKLGYVTGWTDGQSISLLLEDQLGKMGYNVETETFNDAAVLYAGVANGDIDMYPSSWPEVTHKQYIDEYGDKLEDLGAYYDNAVLTIAVPKYMKDINSIEDLKGKGKDFDGKIIGIEPGAGLTAATKKMIPEYGLDKEYELVTSSTAAMLTELGNATDADKDIVVTLWRPFWANNAYPVKDLKDPKGAMGEPEKLHFTATKGFSDEFSDAADYVGKVKMNDKQYGDLEDLVVNKYKDEGEKAIAEWLKKNPDAYEGELPDEEK; from the coding sequence ATGAAGAGAAGATTCCTCACCACATTCGTCGCAGGAGTGGCAGCTCTTGGCCTTGCTCTGACCGGTTGCTCGCAGGAAGCAGCGAAGGACGACGGCAGCGGCGGCGGAGACAAGGGCGACATCAAGCTCGGCTATGTCACCGGCTGGACCGACGGTCAGAGCATCTCGCTCCTGCTCGAAGATCAGCTCGGAAAGATGGGCTATAACGTCGAGACCGAGACCTTCAACGACGCTGCCGTCTTGTATGCCGGTGTCGCCAACGGCGATATCGACATGTATCCGTCCTCGTGGCCCGAAGTCACACACAAGCAGTACATCGACGAGTACGGCGACAAGCTCGAAGATCTCGGCGCCTACTACGACAATGCTGTGCTGACGATCGCGGTGCCGAAGTATATGAAGGACATCAATTCGATCGAAGACCTCAAGGGCAAGGGCAAGGACTTCGACGGGAAGATCATCGGCATCGAGCCCGGTGCTGGTCTGACCGCCGCCACCAAGAAGATGATTCCCGAGTACGGCTTGGACAAGGAGTACGAACTCGTCACGTCTTCGACCGCTGCCATGCTCACCGAGCTCGGCAACGCGACCGACGCGGACAAGGACATCGTCGTCACCCTGTGGCGGCCGTTCTGGGCCAACAACGCGTACCCGGTCAAGGATCTCAAAGATCCCAAAGGTGCCATGGGCGAACCTGAGAAGCTGCACTTCACTGCAACCAAGGGCTTCAGTGATGAGTTCTCAGACGCCGCTGACTATGTCGGCAAGGTCAAGATGAACGATAAGCAATACGGCGATCTCGAGGACCTCGTTGTCAACAAGTACAAGGACGAGGGAGAAAAGGCCATCGCCGAGTGGCTCAAGAAAAACCCGGACGCCTACGAAGGTGAGCTTCCTGACGAAGAGAAGTGA
- a CDS encoding methylated-DNA--[protein]-cysteine S-methyltransferase, translating to MVTRSDQSGPAPAGKAADETYWVSQAVTSPIGPITLTGDGIAIVRVEWRDSEPDPNDSEGSADHPTNSATAKDPITSAAVDQLRRYFEGQLIDFDLPISFGHISDVATAVLTTLAKSVEYGSTVTYGELADRSGTGIPARAVGGIMGLNPLPIIVPCHRVVASDGLGGYSGGLPGRGLETKRWLLEFEDALPRPLF from the coding sequence ATGGTGACGAGATCCGACCAGTCCGGTCCTGCTCCTGCCGGCAAAGCCGCCGATGAAACATACTGGGTGTCGCAGGCCGTCACGTCGCCGATCGGCCCGATCACGCTGACCGGCGACGGAATCGCGATAGTCCGGGTCGAATGGCGTGATTCCGAACCCGATCCGAACGATTCCGAAGGGTCTGCCGACCACCCCACGAATTCAGCAACGGCAAAGGACCCGATCACGAGCGCGGCAGTCGACCAGCTCCGGCGGTACTTCGAGGGCCAACTCATCGACTTCGACCTTCCGATTAGCTTCGGTCACATCTCCGATGTCGCCACAGCGGTGCTGACCACACTCGCCAAGTCGGTCGAATACGGCAGCACGGTCACCTATGGAGAACTCGCTGATCGCAGCGGCACGGGAATACCCGCCCGTGCCGTCGGAGGCATCATGGGACTCAATCCGCTTCCGATCATTGTGCCCTGCCACCGGGTGGTCGCCAGTGATGGCCTGGGCGGATACTCCGGCGGCCTGCCAGGCAGAGGCCTCGAGACCAAACGCTGGCTGCTTGAGTTCGAGGATGCTCTGCCCCGGCCGCTGTTCTGA
- a CDS encoding glycine betaine ABC transporter substrate-binding protein: MKSRALNTALAACAALGLALTGCSQEAAKDSGSDGDKGKLTIGYISSWTDSLSTAFLLEDQFEKLGFDVELESMSEAAIVYAGVANGDIDVYPSAWPERTHKKYMDEYGDKIEDLGTYFDEAKNTLVVPSYVDIDSMDELVDNADKFGGKIIGIEPGAGLTAMVKDSVIPTYGLDKDFELVTSSTPAMLTELGNAIEAKEDIVVTLWRPFWANNAYDVKDLKDPKHAMGDPEGMHFLGTKGFSDEFPEAADLVKGIKLDDKQYGDLENLVVNEYEDGEESDAVDQWLKENPKAFDTEITD, encoded by the coding sequence ATGAAGTCTCGCGCTCTCAACACCGCCCTCGCTGCCTGTGCCGCGCTCGGCCTCGCTCTGACCGGATGCTCCCAGGAGGCAGCTAAGGATTCGGGCTCGGACGGTGACAAGGGAAAGCTCACCATCGGCTACATTTCGTCGTGGACGGACAGCCTCAGTACGGCCTTTCTGCTCGAAGACCAATTCGAGAAGCTCGGCTTCGACGTCGAACTGGAGTCCATGTCCGAGGCTGCGATCGTCTACGCCGGGGTGGCGAACGGTGACATCGACGTCTACCCGTCGGCGTGGCCTGAACGCACACACAAGAAATACATGGATGAGTACGGCGACAAGATCGAGGATCTCGGCACATACTTCGACGAGGCGAAGAACACCCTTGTCGTACCCTCCTACGTCGACATCGATTCGATGGATGAGCTCGTCGACAACGCTGACAAATTCGGCGGCAAGATCATCGGAATCGAACCCGGTGCCGGCCTCACCGCGATGGTCAAGGATTCGGTGATACCGACCTACGGTCTCGACAAAGATTTCGAACTCGTGACCTCTTCGACCCCCGCGATGCTCACCGAGCTGGGCAATGCGATCGAAGCGAAGGAAGACATCGTCGTCACTCTCTGGCGACCGTTCTGGGCCAACAACGCCTATGACGTCAAGGACCTCAAGGATCCGAAGCACGCCATGGGTGATCCGGAGGGCATGCATTTCCTCGGCACCAAGGGATTCAGCGACGAGTTCCCCGAAGCCGCAGATCTCGTCAAGGGCATCAAGCTCGATGACAAGCAGTACGGCGACCTCGAGAACCTCGTCGTCAACGAGTACGAGGACGGTGAAGAAAGCGACGCAGTCGATCAGTGGCTCAAGGAGAACCCGAAAGCCTTCGACACGGAGATCACCGACTGA
- a CDS encoding Dyp-type peroxidase has protein sequence MTRWTTGITVTAESQPKDSSARAHGFSRRGLIASAAAAGGAGVVGAVAGFGAGRAESTDRAEAAPSRDLNGANGPITEPFYGPHQSGVETPPQAHAHFLALTLKTGINADEAVRWLRLLTADAAALTQGSGPLADSEPELAHDPARLTVTFGFGRRLVKLAGRKTVPEWLGPLEKFSIDDLDPDRCTGDLLLQICGDDPLTLAHARRMLWKDSRNFAEVAWQRGGFRRSYGSKEEGKTQRNLFGQLDGTANPGSGSDDFARIIWGQGTGRTDAVYSARGEPPDNLGEHLPDWMRGGTTLVLRDIAMNLDTWDKADRPAREFATGRTLDSGAPLSGTDEFDVPDFTAVDKRGLTKISAASHVARARDGLGPEAQIHRRTFNYETGAEEGAGLLFASFQADIERQFLPIQRRLAEVDLLNEWTTPIGSTVWAIPPGISEGEYVGQNLFEG, from the coding sequence ATGACGAGATGGACCACGGGGATCACGGTGACCGCTGAGTCCCAGCCGAAGGACTCCTCGGCCCGTGCTCACGGTTTCAGCCGCCGAGGCCTCATCGCCTCGGCGGCTGCGGCCGGAGGAGCGGGAGTCGTCGGCGCCGTCGCAGGCTTCGGCGCTGGGCGAGCCGAATCCACAGACCGTGCTGAGGCCGCGCCATCCCGAGATCTCAACGGAGCAAACGGTCCGATCACCGAACCGTTCTACGGTCCTCACCAGTCCGGAGTAGAAACGCCTCCTCAAGCGCACGCGCACTTCCTGGCGTTGACGTTGAAAACCGGAATCAACGCCGACGAGGCGGTCCGCTGGCTGCGACTGCTCACCGCAGATGCGGCGGCGCTGACCCAGGGCAGCGGGCCGCTGGCTGACTCGGAGCCCGAGCTCGCCCACGATCCGGCCCGCCTGACCGTGACCTTCGGATTCGGTCGCAGGCTCGTGAAGCTGGCGGGCAGGAAAACGGTACCGGAATGGTTGGGTCCGCTGGAGAAGTTCTCCATCGATGACCTCGATCCAGACCGGTGCACCGGGGATCTGCTGCTGCAGATCTGCGGTGACGATCCGCTGACCTTGGCACATGCCAGACGGATGCTGTGGAAGGATTCCCGGAACTTCGCCGAGGTGGCCTGGCAGAGGGGTGGGTTCCGCCGTTCCTACGGCAGCAAAGAAGAAGGGAAGACCCAGCGGAACCTCTTCGGACAGTTGGATGGGACCGCCAACCCGGGATCCGGATCCGACGATTTCGCGCGCATCATCTGGGGTCAGGGTACCGGGCGGACGGATGCGGTGTACTCCGCGCGCGGGGAACCGCCGGACAACCTCGGCGAGCATCTGCCTGACTGGATGCGCGGGGGAACGACCCTAGTGCTGCGCGATATCGCGATGAATCTCGACACTTGGGACAAGGCCGACCGGCCGGCACGGGAGTTCGCGACGGGACGGACGCTTGATTCCGGCGCACCGCTGTCTGGCACAGATGAGTTCGATGTTCCCGACTTCACCGCGGTCGACAAGCGGGGTCTGACGAAGATATCTGCGGCCTCGCACGTGGCCAGGGCTCGTGATGGACTGGGCCCGGAGGCGCAGATCCATCGGCGAACGTTCAACTACGAGACAGGTGCGGAGGAAGGCGCAGGACTGCTGTTCGCTTCCTTCCAGGCCGACATCGAACGGCAGTTCCTGCCGATCCAACGCCGCCTCGCCGAGGTGGATCTGCTCAATGAGTGGACCACGCCGATCGGGTCGACCGTGTGGGCGATCCCGCCCGGCATCAGCGAGGGGGAATACGTCGGGCAGAACCTGTTCGAGGGGTGA
- a CDS encoding copper chaperone PCu(A)C, with product MRKNTSLMATVSVALMIGLSACGQSQASEPEETTRSQVSAGSLSLDDAWVKAADDGMTAVFGELKNNSDEDINLIEAKYDDAEQVQLHETLEDTSGGMSMQEKKGGFTIPAGESLNLKPGGDHIMVMGLTKPIKPGEEISLELFTADKQSFPVTAIAKDYSGAQENYAPGEAEDEGDGADHKDMDHEDMNHDEMDHGDHGDR from the coding sequence ATGCGAAAGAACACCTCCCTGATGGCCACTGTGTCTGTTGCCTTGATGATTGGCCTCAGCGCCTGCGGCCAGAGCCAGGCGAGCGAGCCCGAAGAGACCACCAGATCCCAGGTCAGCGCCGGCTCACTGAGTCTCGACGACGCCTGGGTTAAGGCCGCCGACGACGGGATGACCGCTGTCTTCGGTGAACTGAAGAACAACAGCGATGAGGACATCAACCTCATCGAGGCGAAATACGATGACGCCGAGCAGGTCCAACTCCACGAAACTCTTGAAGACACCTCCGGAGGAATGTCGATGCAGGAGAAGAAGGGCGGCTTCACGATCCCTGCAGGCGAATCCCTGAACCTCAAACCCGGTGGCGATCACATCATGGTCATGGGCCTGACGAAACCGATCAAACCCGGTGAGGAGATCTCACTAGAACTCTTCACCGCCGATAAGCAGAGCTTCCCGGTCACCGCCATCGCCAAGGACTATTCGGGTGCGCAGGAGAACTACGCCCCGGGCGAGGCCGAGGACGAAGGCGACGGAGCCGACCACAAGGACATGGACCACGAAGACATGAACCATGACGAGATGGACCACGGGGATCACGGTGACCGCTGA
- a CDS encoding N-acetylglucosamine-6-phosphate deacetylase translates to MTLENTLVSNMMPADTITHNAVILDGDPTGVGSDGSISDGPTPATGDDWLASAGGTVIARGRGTGWKDLSTSATVQIIDAKGAYLAPAYVDIHCHGAGGSSAEDGESGLVEVLAVHRRHGTRALALSYVSDTVAGLCRSLATGARLCRDNPAVLGLHAEGPFLSPDFKGAHAPEVLTAPTPEAVESILTAADGTLAQITIAPELPGAIDAISRFASAGVSVAVGHTAADYKEAARAFDAGARILTHTFNAMPGIHHRAPGPILAAVDAGHVSLELINDGVHVAAPPARMLAKLAPGRIALITDAMAATGMADGRYMLGSLPVQVEDSVARLLGEDGATGSIAGSTLTMDDAVMRAVAEVGMSPFEAVRAASLVPLRALGFIAEDEGCLLRVGMPAEYLLLNADMSIRAQNMAR, encoded by the coding sequence ATGACCTTGGAGAATACTCTGGTGAGCAACATGATGCCCGCAGACACGATCACCCACAACGCCGTCATCCTCGACGGCGATCCCACCGGGGTCGGCTCGGACGGGTCCATCTCGGACGGCCCTACTCCGGCCACCGGGGATGACTGGCTCGCGTCGGCGGGGGGAACCGTCATCGCCCGCGGACGTGGGACGGGCTGGAAGGACCTGAGCACCTCGGCGACGGTGCAGATCATCGACGCTAAGGGAGCGTATCTGGCACCCGCCTACGTCGACATCCACTGCCACGGGGCCGGCGGCTCCAGCGCCGAGGATGGGGAATCCGGGCTCGTCGAGGTGCTGGCAGTTCACCGCCGGCACGGAACCCGGGCCCTCGCCCTGTCTTATGTCTCCGATACGGTCGCCGGCCTGTGCCGTTCCCTGGCCACCGGGGCCAGGCTCTGCCGCGACAACCCGGCCGTGCTGGGACTCCACGCCGAAGGTCCGTTCCTGTCCCCGGACTTCAAGGGCGCGCACGCACCCGAAGTGCTCACTGCTCCCACCCCCGAGGCGGTCGAATCGATCCTCACCGCAGCCGATGGGACACTGGCTCAGATCACGATCGCCCCAGAGCTGCCGGGAGCGATCGACGCGATCTCACGGTTCGCCTCGGCGGGGGTGAGCGTGGCCGTCGGCCACACCGCAGCTGATTACAAGGAAGCAGCACGAGCCTTCGACGCGGGCGCACGAATTCTCACCCACACGTTCAACGCGATGCCGGGCATCCACCACAGGGCACCCGGCCCGATCCTCGCCGCCGTCGATGCCGGGCACGTCAGCCTCGAACTCATCAACGACGGAGTCCACGTGGCAGCGCCACCGGCACGGATGCTTGCGAAACTGGCCCCCGGCAGGATCGCACTGATCACCGACGCCATGGCCGCGACGGGGATGGCCGACGGGCGCTACATGCTCGGTTCGCTGCCGGTGCAGGTCGAGGATTCGGTGGCACGGCTGCTGGGCGAGGACGGGGCGACGGGGTCCATCGCCGGTTCGACCCTGACCATGGACGATGCGGTGATGAGGGCGGTCGCCGAGGTGGGGATGAGCCCGTTTGAAGCCGTCCGGGCCGCGAGCCTGGTGCCCCTGCGAGCACTCGGGTTCATCGCAGAAGACGAGGGCTGTCTGCTGCGTGTCGGGATGCCCGCCGAGTACCTGCTGCTGAACGCGGACATGAGCATCAGGGCACAGAACATGGCACGATAG
- a CDS encoding S9 family peptidase, which produces MMTNDAVTTLLDARRLQGLLTNKSDRVIAQYSFLNAECNTYLTHLADISGESPRRLTRGDQPIGAAALSESGTLYFAAKRTGEDGKDAESPSLWSLPETGEARKLADHDGGFSRIDVKGQSMIVQFPTHTWAATEDEHRDYSQERRDSKVSAILHSGFPIRRWDHDLGPGQETLAIADLSTVADEFADDLTTDTARYEADSTSNTAAGTGATGAAATGDSEDSTSTRPADLAFRYLSLPPGRLVDWAVDDEARFVLVQVEKPIPGQLEASEIWQIDVHKHGAPRLLIGAAVDHAYSIDAISPDGTRALLTREQFWTSTTNLSAALMVLDLDTETLSPVWPDADQWFDPVWADDSTIVATADDLGRGSVFIGDVNDEQPRRLVGGPGQKYAFAGLHVQGLRVVATASAIDVAPLPIAIDLVSGQISELANPADVIDGTGTLTEVAAEGDDGTEVRAWLALPDGEGPFPLVVFAHGGPWGSWNAWTYRWNPGPFTAAGYAVLLPDPAISTGYGQAMIDRGQQELGGAPFTDILALTDAAIERPDIDEQRTALAGGSYGGYMANWVAGHTSQRFACIVTHASLWNTTSMGRTTDNASWDVAMRKQSSTYSPHLFADRIEVPMLVIHGDKDYRVPIGQGQELWYDLLTRSKTPLDADGLTQHRFLYFPDEGHWITGRGNAEVWYRTVLAFLDKHVLDIDAQRIRALG; this is translated from the coding sequence ATGATGACCAACGACGCTGTGACGACTCTCCTCGATGCCCGCCGACTGCAAGGCCTCCTGACGAACAAGAGCGACCGTGTGATCGCCCAGTACTCCTTCCTCAACGCCGAGTGCAACACCTATCTCACCCATCTCGCAGACATCAGCGGTGAGAGCCCGCGCCGCCTCACCCGCGGTGACCAGCCGATCGGAGCCGCCGCGCTCAGCGAATCCGGAACACTGTACTTCGCGGCCAAGCGCACCGGCGAGGACGGCAAGGACGCCGAGAGCCCGAGCCTCTGGTCGCTGCCGGAGACAGGAGAGGCACGCAAACTCGCCGATCATGACGGCGGCTTCTCCCGCATCGACGTCAAGGGTCAGTCCATGATCGTCCAATTCCCCACTCACACATGGGCCGCGACCGAGGACGAGCACCGGGACTACAGCCAGGAGCGCCGCGACTCCAAGGTCAGCGCCATCCTGCACTCCGGCTTCCCCATCCGCCGCTGGGACCACGATCTGGGCCCAGGGCAAGAGACCCTGGCGATCGCAGACCTGAGCACCGTCGCCGACGAGTTCGCCGACGACCTCACGACCGACACCGCTCGGTACGAGGCCGACTCCACCTCGAACACGGCTGCTGGCACCGGAGCCACAGGTGCCGCTGCCACCGGCGACAGTGAGGATTCGACTTCCACACGCCCTGCCGACCTGGCCTTCCGCTACCTGTCGCTGCCACCCGGTCGGCTCGTGGACTGGGCCGTCGATGATGAGGCCCGCTTCGTCCTCGTGCAAGTCGAGAAGCCGATCCCAGGTCAGCTCGAGGCCAGCGAGATCTGGCAGATCGACGTGCACAAGCATGGGGCACCGCGCCTCCTGATCGGTGCCGCGGTCGACCACGCGTACAGCATCGACGCCATCAGCCCCGACGGCACCCGGGCACTGCTCACTCGAGAGCAGTTCTGGACGTCGACGACGAACCTGTCCGCGGCACTCATGGTCCTCGACCTCGATACGGAGACGCTGAGCCCGGTGTGGCCGGATGCCGACCAGTGGTTCGACCCCGTCTGGGCCGACGATTCGACGATTGTGGCGACCGCAGACGATCTCGGTCGGGGCAGCGTCTTCATCGGCGATGTCAACGACGAACAGCCTCGGCGACTGGTCGGCGGTCCCGGTCAGAAATATGCTTTTGCCGGACTCCACGTTCAGGGACTGCGGGTCGTCGCGACCGCCTCGGCGATCGACGTCGCACCCCTGCCCATCGCCATCGACCTGGTCTCCGGACAGATCAGCGAGCTGGCCAACCCCGCCGACGTCATCGACGGGACAGGCACCCTCACCGAGGTGGCCGCTGAAGGTGATGACGGCACCGAGGTGCGCGCCTGGTTGGCTCTGCCCGACGGGGAAGGGCCGTTCCCCCTCGTCGTGTTCGCCCACGGTGGGCCCTGGGGGTCCTGGAACGCCTGGACGTACCGGTGGAACCCGGGACCGTTCACCGCAGCCGGATACGCGGTGCTGCTGCCGGATCCGGCGATCTCCACTGGCTACGGCCAGGCGATGATCGATCGTGGTCAGCAGGAGCTGGGTGGGGCACCGTTCACGGACATCCTCGCACTCACGGATGCGGCGATCGAGCGGCCCGACATCGACGAGCAGCGCACGGCTCTGGCCGGCGGATCCTACGGCGGGTACATGGCGAACTGGGTCGCGGGACATACCAGTCAGCGCTTCGCGTGCATCGTCACCCACGCTTCCCTGTGGAACACGACGTCGATGGGCCGGACCACGGACAACGCCTCCTGGGACGTGGCCATGCGGAAGCAGTCGTCGACGTACTCACCGCACCTGTTCGCCGACCGGATCGAGGTGCCGATGCTCGTCATCCACGGTGACAAGGACTACCGGGTGCCCATCGGTCAGGGTCAGGAACTCTGGTACGACCTGCTCACCCGGTCCAAGACACCCCTGGACGCGGACGGACTCACCCAGCACCGCTTCCTGTATTTCCCCGACGAGGGGCACTGGATCACCGGTCGCGGCAACGCCGAAGTCTGGTACCGAACTGTCCTGGCCTTCCTCGACAAACACGTCCTCGACATCGACGCCCAACGCATCCGCGCCCTGGGGTGA
- a CDS encoding ATP-binding protein, with protein MTNFLVFEIQIWLFLLLLFLVLAGLAVGAFFAWRYLRKREATLRESIETASNEDSLAKRNRMLIRLDHELKNPLTALRTSAASIRDVVREGGSITEVESSAKQVDISSRRVARLLADLRKLADVETRIIEYSRVDLDRLIHQAVEDASTAPGAEDRMIVATVARAPWRLPDVAGEEDLLLTAILNLLGNALKYSSQAEVVELRANEQIIDSHRWVVVEVADTGSGIPLTEQEQVWDELSRGSRVRAVAGSGMGLSLVRAIVTRHGGSVQLFSQEGVGTSVRMVLPVLGDAAQVTVPPMNDQVGHAAAGSSPVQPVQLPDSRQSPGFVPPRQPNEAELQGRILGTPRRTSKRRLERVDGNLVNRSTGESVSGGFPPDSGQHSQFKPGPGMRRTPAAPQSGPPSGPQSGPQPGPVSGSQSGPVQGAGSQPVPQQQYGSQPGPQHGYGSQPGPQQQYGSQPGPQQVWQQHPPQPQRPPEPSPQTQQPDSGQQPLTRRELRSRDER; from the coding sequence ATGACGAACTTTCTGGTCTTCGAGATCCAGATCTGGCTGTTCCTGCTTCTGCTGTTCCTGGTCCTGGCAGGCCTGGCAGTCGGTGCCTTCTTCGCCTGGAGGTATCTGCGCAAGCGAGAAGCCACGCTGCGGGAATCGATCGAGACAGCGTCCAACGAGGACTCCCTGGCCAAACGTAACCGGATGCTCATCCGTTTGGACCATGAGCTGAAGAACCCCCTGACCGCTCTGCGCACCTCGGCCGCGAGCATCCGCGACGTCGTCCGCGAAGGCGGATCCATCACCGAGGTCGAATCCTCGGCCAAGCAGGTCGACATCTCCTCCCGCCGCGTCGCACGCCTCCTGGCCGACCTGCGTAAACTCGCCGACGTCGAGACTCGGATCATCGAATACTCCCGCGTCGACCTCGACCGACTCATCCACCAGGCCGTCGAGGACGCATCGACGGCGCCCGGGGCCGAGGACCGCATGATCGTGGCCACCGTCGCCCGCGCCCCCTGGCGTCTGCCCGACGTTGCCGGCGAAGAGGACCTGCTGCTGACGGCTATCCTCAACCTGCTGGGCAATGCGCTCAAATACTCCTCCCAAGCCGAAGTCGTCGAATTGCGTGCCAATGAGCAGATCATCGACAGCCACAGGTGGGTCGTCGTCGAGGTGGCTGACACGGGCAGCGGCATCCCGCTGACAGAGCAGGAACAGGTGTGGGACGAACTCTCACGCGGTTCCCGCGTCCGTGCGGTGGCAGGCTCAGGCATGGGGCTGTCCTTGGTCCGGGCGATCGTGACCCGGCATGGCGGCTCCGTGCAGCTGTTCAGTCAAGAGGGTGTGGGCACCTCGGTGCGCATGGTGCTGCCAGTGCTCGGCGATGCCGCACAGGTGACCGTGCCGCCGATGAACGATCAGGTCGGGCACGCAGCGGCCGGTTCTTCTCCGGTCCAACCCGTACAGCTTCCCGACTCACGTCAGTCACCCGGGTTCGTGCCGCCTCGGCAGCCGAACGAGGCCGAGCTGCAGGGCCGGATCTTGGGAACTCCTCGTCGAACCTCGAAACGCCGCCTGGAACGAGTCGACGGCAACCTGGTCAACCGCTCGACCGGAGAGTCGGTCAGCGGTGGGTTCCCGCCGGATTCCGGTCAGCATTCCCAGTTCAAACCGGGCCCCGGCATGCGCCGGACACCGGCAGCTCCTCAATCGGGCCCACCATCGGGACCGCAGTCCGGCCCGCAGCCAGGACCCGTCTCAGGATCTCAGTCAGGACCTGTGCAGGGGGCGGGCAGCCAGCCAGTGCCCCAGCAGCAGTACGGGAGTCAGCCAGGACCCCAGCACGGGTATGGAAGTCAGCCCGGGCCACAGCAACAATACGGCAGCCAACCGGGTCCACAGCAGGTGTGGCAACAGCATCCGCCACAGCCTCAGCGACCGCCTGAGCCTTCCCCGCAGACCCAGCAGCCTGATTCCGGACAGCAGCCATTGACCCGCAGGGAGCTGCGGTCGAGGGACGAACGGTGA